The nucleotide sequence GGGCCGAAGCCCAGGGGATCGGTGTCCGGCGCGAGCCACAGGAGGCCGAGCGGCACCGTCTGGTCCGGCAGCGGCCCGTAATCGGCCCGGGCCATCGGAATCGACGCGAACACCACCGCGAAACCGGCCAGGCTCGCCCACGCGCCGACCGTGCGGCGGGTGAACGCCAGGTGCAGCAGCAGGACGAACGCCGGTACCGCCCACACGTAGTGGTGCGACCACGACAGCGGCGACATGAGCAGCCCGACGAGCCCGACCAGCGACGCCGCCGCCAGCTCGTGCCCGCGCTGCGACGCGATCACCGCGGACGCGAGGCCCGCGATCACCACGGCCGCGGCCAGCAGGAACGCGAGCGGGCCGCCCGGGAAGCCGCCGTCGAACAGGCGCAGGGAGAAGCCCTTGAGGCTCTGGTTGTCCAGGGCGTACAGCGGGATCTCGTCGTTGACCCGCGCGCCGATCTCGCTGACGTGGGTCCAGTACGTCTTGGACGCGCCGGGCAGGAAGAACCAGGCGAAGACCACGGTCGCGAGGAAGGTGGCACAGGACACGGCGGCGGCCCGGAACCGCCGGGTGAGCACGAGGTAGACGACGAAGATGGCCGGCGTCAGCTTGATCGCGGTGGCCAGGCCGACGCCGACGCCCTTCCAGCGGCGCCGGTCGGACGTCGCCAGATCGGCCAGAATGATCGTCATCAGCAGCATGTTGATCTGGCCGAACTGCAGCGTCCGGTTCACCGGGATCAGCCACAGGCACGCGCCCGCGGTGGCGAGAGCGGCGCCTAGGCGGCCGACGGTCGCGCGGTAGCCGAGCATGCCCCACGCGACCCAGCACGAGATGAACGCGCACGCGATCGTCACGACCGACACGGCCTCTTTGAGGTCGATGAAGTCGTCCGGGGCGATCCACGAGAAAGTCAGCGCGGCGAACGGCGGGTAAATGAACGGTAGTTCCAGAGGGCCGAAGCCGGCGCTGTAGAGCTGGTCCGCGTGGTCCCCGATGGAGTGCGCGCCCAGGAAGTAGATGTACAGGTCACCGCCGTTCCAGGCGTATCCCCAGGCCTCCGACGCCCGTACGCAGGCCCACACCCCGAGGGCGAACACGACGGCGCCCGCGACGAGGAGCGGTACGCCGAAGGGCATGGTCCGCGATTGCGGCCTGGCCGGTGCCGGTATGGCCGCGATCCGGGACCTCAGCGATTCGATGCCGCCACGCACGTGGATGAGCCCCTTTTGAATGCACGCCGAGGAAATCGCCCGAATTGTCCGCGCGTATCCCCCGCTTTTCCCGATGCCCGGACGGTCCACGGCCCGAGCGTCGGCAGAGCTTATACCAGGGGTTCGCCTGCGGGGTGTGGAAGTCGAATCCGAAATCGGATCGTCACCGAAGGGGCGGCGGCGGTGAGAAGGGGATTGCCATTCGGTCCTTCGGAAGGCAATATGCCGGGCAAGCGTACCGCCGCCTCGCGGCACGCGCCCTTGTCCTACACTGACGCCGGTGCGGCCTGCCCGGCCTCGGTTCTCGCCGGGCCGGGCAAGACCTGCGTGGGGGGCGTGAAGGGGGTACGTACGTGGGGGGTACGTAAGGAAAACTCACACAACGCCGCCGCACGGCCCGTCGACGCGACCGGCGGGCGCCCGACCGTGGTTTCGACCTCCCCGGTACGCGAGCGTGAACCGGCCGCGGCCCTTTCGCGATATCGCCTCTCGTGCGAAACCGCCGGGTGATCCGTGCCGATCCGTTCGCCGATCCGCACGGACGCCGACGACGCAACCGTCGGCACGGCGCTGGAATCGACATTCCCGGGTGCCGCAGGACCTCCGGCCGTCCTGCCGAGGAATCCGAGACCCGGAAACGACCGTCCCCAAAAGGTGCTTTCTTGTCTGCATCGTTGCTCAAGAGAATCAAGTCCCACCGGCACTACCCGGAACTCAGCAAGTTCGCCGTCGTCGGCGGCATGGGTTATGCGTCCGACGTCATCGTCTTCAACGTTCTCCGGTCGACCACGTCCTTGGGACCGATTTCGGCCAAGGCATTGTCGCTGACCGTCTCCATTGTGGTCAGTTTCATCGGGAACCGGCAATGGACGTACCGGGAGCGCGCGTCGAACGCGGGCTCCGCGAAAATCCCGATGCAGGGGCTGATCTTCGTCGGCGTCACGGTCATCGGGATGGGCATCCAGATGGCCTTCCTGGGTTTCTCGCATTACGTCCTCGGATTCACGTCGCTGCTCGCCGACAACATCTCCGGGAACCTGCTGGGTATGGCGGTCGCCACCGCGTTCCGTTTCTGGGGCTACCGGACGTGGGTCTTCCGGCACACCCCGCCCGGCGCGACCGAGCCCGCCGCCGCGGTGCCCGGACAGGCGGTGCCCGTCGAGGAGGCCCCCGCCCCGGAGGCACCCGAGCGCGACACGGCACACGCCCCCGAGGCCCGCGTCCGGGTCGGCGGCGAGGACGGTCCGGCGTACGAGCGTTCGGTGCCCCGGCCGCGGGACCCGGCCGGGACCGATCGGTGACCCGCCGGGAACCAGCCCGTCCGGCCCACCGACCCACCCGCGCTGCCCGACCCACCCGCGCTGCCCGCGCTGCGGACGCGTCCCCGGCCTCCCGCCCCCTCCCGCCCAAGCCCTCGGCCCACCGCGCTGCCGGCACCACACACCCGCACCCCCCGCGGGCCTCAAGGATTGACCTCTGAATTCGATGATCGGTTTGTGTCTCACGCTCGTGCTGACCGCCGTCGGCACGTGGCATGTGGCGTGCGCCCTGGGCCTGCGCCGCCCGGTCGACACCGTCACCGCGTGGCTGCTCGCCGGCACCGCCCAGCTGACGGGGCTCACCCTGCTCGTCGGCGGCGCCCTGTGGCAGCTGAACGCGTGGGGGTTGGCCATCGCGACGATCGTGGTCGTGGCGGCGGAGATCGTCGTGGCCCGGCGTTTCCGCGACGACGTCCGGCGCTCCGCGCAGAAAGCGGTCGCCACCCGGCTCGGCGGCGCCAAAACGTTCTGGCGGCACCCGATTCTCGTGCTTCTGGGCGTTCTGGTGCTCGGCCAATACGCCTGGCGCGCCGCGATCGGCACCGCTTTCGGGCCGCTGGACTGGGACGGCCTTTGGTACCACGTCACCGGCCCCGATATCTGGCTGCAGAACGGGCACGTCGGGCATACGTCCGATGTCCTGTGGGCGGACGTCTATCCGCAGGGCCAGGAACTGCTGACCGCGTGGGCCGGGGTTTTCCTGGGGACCACGCGCTACGCCTGGACCTCGAACATCCCGTTCATCCTCCTCGGCCTGTCCGCGATCGCCGGTCTCGCCCGGAGTGCCGGTGCGTCCCGCAAATACGCGGTGCTCGCCGCTTTCGGCTTCTTCGCGGTACCGGCGGTGTTTCTCCAGGCCTCCACCAGTTATGTCGACGTCGCCGCGGCTGCCGCCTCGATGGCCGCGCTGCA is from Yinghuangia sp. ASG 101 and encodes:
- a CDS encoding glycosyltransferase 87 family protein; the encoded protein is MPFGVPLLVAGAVVFALGVWACVRASEAWGYAWNGGDLYIYFLGAHSIGDHADQLYSAGFGPLELPFIYPPFAALTFSWIAPDDFIDLKEAVSVVTIACAFISCWVAWGMLGYRATVGRLGAALATAGACLWLIPVNRTLQFGQINMLLMTIILADLATSDRRRWKGVGVGLATAIKLTPAIFVVYLVLTRRFRAAAVSCATFLATVVFAWFFLPGASKTYWTHVSEIGARVNDEIPLYALDNQSLKGFSLRLFDGGFPGGPLAFLLAAAVVIAGLASAVIASQRGHELAAASLVGLVGLLMSPLSWSHHYVWAVPAFVLLLHLAFTRRTVGAWASLAGFAVVFASIPMARADYGPLPDQTVPLGLLWLAPDTDPLGFGPAEFFFGNSLVLAGTLAVVVAAVWSWRSVRPLVPAGRSLRDLARRTPAPRSEATPEPQSAGRP
- a CDS encoding GtrA family protein — translated: MSASLLKRIKSHRHYPELSKFAVVGGMGYASDVIVFNVLRSTTSLGPISAKALSLTVSIVVSFIGNRQWTYRERASNAGSAKIPMQGLIFVGVTVIGMGIQMAFLGFSHYVLGFTSLLADNISGNLLGMAVATAFRFWGYRTWVFRHTPPGATEPAAAVPGQAVPVEEAPAPEAPERDTAHAPEARVRVGGEDGPAYERSVPRPRDPAGTDR